In Pyrus communis chromosome 8, drPyrComm1.1, whole genome shotgun sequence, one genomic interval encodes:
- the LOC137742940 gene encoding uncharacterized protein, whose amino-acid sequence MAVVLRYVNKKEEAIEKFLVVQHVSSTTSSSLEEAIERLFATTNLSMSKLQGQGYDGASNMKALVFMAKENEDVANFFINASSLVNLIGSLSVVEVVEWIKSDCNQDNLGEATRKVCEEHDIVIPNMEDLHFVPGKSRSKAPKITNFHYSRVDLYFQVLDMQLKELNDRYNEVNTELLLCITCLSLVYNFASFDKAKIVCLAHLYPQDFDRMDLMNLPIQLDNYIHDMKMHSEFSSLKGISDLAKELVNTGRCESYLLVYKLLTLALVLPVAAASVERAFSVTKIMKTPLRNKMEING is encoded by the exons ATGGCGGTGGTATTGCGTTATgtgaacaaaaaagaagaagcaattgAAAAGTTTTTGGTTGTTCAACATGTCTCCTCTACAACTAGTAGTTCACTTGAAGAGGCCATTGAGAGATTGTTTGCTACAACAAATTTGAGTATGTCCAAGTTACAAGGACAAGGCTACGATGGAGCTAGTAATATGAAAG CTCTTGTATTCATGGCAAAGGAAAATGAGGATGTTGCCAATTTCTTCATCAATGCTAGTAGTTTGGTGAATCTTATTGGATCATTGT CTGTGGTGGAGGTGGTTGAATGGATTAAAAGTGATTGCAACCAAGATAATCTCGGTGAAGCAACTAG AAAAGTTTGTGAGGAGCATGATATTGTCATTCCTAACATGGAGGATTTGCATTTCGTACCTGGAAAATCAAGGAGTAAAGctccaaaaatcacaaacttCCATTACTCTCGTGTGGACCTCTATTTTCAAGTCCTTGATATGCAACTAAAGGAATTGAATGATCGCTACAATGAGGTAAACACCGAGTTGCTTCTTTGTATAACATGTTTGAGTTTGGtgtataattttgcatcttttgacaaagcaaaAATTGTTTGCTTAGCCCATCTTTATCCTCAAGATTTTGATCGTATGGACCTCATGAATCTTCCAATTCAACTTGACAATTACATTCATGATATGAAGATGCATAGTGAGTTTTCATCATTGAAAGGAATTAGTGATCTTGCAAAAGAATTAGTGAATACCGGAAGGTGTGAAAGCTATTTGTTAGTGTATAAGCTTCTTACATTAGCTTTGGTGTTACCAGTTGCAGCCGCTTCGGTGGAGAGAGCTTTTTCTGTTACGAAGATTATGAAAACACCATTGCGTAACAAAAtggagatcaatggttga